The sequence GGGTGATGACGAACAATGTGCTGCCATGCGCGGCCTGCCGTGCGAAAAGGAGGTCCATGATCGCGGCGCCGGTCGCGGCGTCGAGATTGCCGGTCGGCTCGTCGGCGAAGACCAATGGGGGTGCCGCGACCAAGGCGCGGGCGATCGCCACGCGTTGCTGCTCGCCGCCCGAAAGCTGCGCCGGATAATGGCCGAGCCGTTTGGCCAGCCCGACCGCCGCCAGCTCCGCCTCGGCACGCGCGAACGCGTCGGACGCACCGGCCAGTTCCAGCGGCACCGCGACATTTTCCAGCGCGGTCATCGTCGGCAGCAGGTGGAAGGCTTGCAGCACGATGCCGATCCGCGCGCGTCGCGCCGTCGCCAGCGCATCCTCGTCGAGCCGCTCGAAATCCATGCCGGCGACGCGGACGGTGCCGTCGCTCGGCCGCTCGAGCCCCGACAGCACCGCCATCAGCGACGATTTGCCCGATCCCGACGCACCGAGCAGCGCGACCGTCTCGCCGGGCGCGACGGTCAGGTCGATGCCGCGCAGGATATCGACGCGTGCGGGCGGCCGGCCGAGCGACAGGCGGACGTTGCGCGCCGCGATCACCGCGCTATCGGTCGGATATGGAGCAATCGTCACGCGCGCCGCGATACGGATGGCAGGGGCGGCTTGTCCACCTTCTGCTCGCGCTGGCGCTCGCATGGCCGGTACAGGCGGTCGCGCGGACGCGGCTGATCTGGGCGTTCGGCGACAGCCTCACCGCCGGCTACGGCCTGCCGCCGGCGCAGGGCTTCACCGCGCAGCTGGAGGCGGCGCTCAATCGCGACGGCATGGCGGCGCGGGTGGCGAATGGCGGCGTCGCGGGCGATACCGCCGCGCAGGCGCGGGCGCGGTTGCTGTGGGGCCTGCGCGGGCTCGGCGCGGTGCCCGATCTGGCGATCGTCGAGCTTGGCGCCAACGACATGCTGCGTGGCCTGCCGCCGGCGCAGGCGCAGGCGAACCTCGACATGATCCTCGCCGCGTTCCGCGCGCGGCACATCCCCGTGCTGCTCGCCGGCATGCGCACCGCGCCGAACCTCGGGCCCGATTATGCCCACGCCTTCGAGGCGATCTACCCGACGCTGGCGCGCAAATATCGCGTGCCGCTCTACCCATTCTTCCTTGCGGGCGTCGCGGGCCAGCGTGCGCTGATCCAAGGCGACGGGCTGCACCCCAACCCCAAGGGCGTGGCGATCGTCGTGCGCGGCATCGTGCCGAGCGTGAAGGCGGCGCTGCGCTAGCGCGCGCCCGCTATCGCCAGAAACGCTTCATATCCATCAGCCGCTCGTGCGCCTCCGCCGCGCGCGCCAGCAGGTCGGCGCGGTCGTGCGGCGGCGTCACCGCCGCGGGATCGAGCCCGAGCCGCGCGATCAGGTGCGGTGCGGTTGCCAGATCGTTGAGCGCGCCGAGCTGGTCCTGCAGCGTCTCCAGCACCTCGGCGAAGGCCGCGTGGCGCCGCTTGCCCTTGCCGGTCGACCACAGGCAGGCGAAGAATTCGCTGGCATAGCGCAATTTCTTGGCGGCGATCCGCGCGCGGTGACGATGCTCGTCGTCAAGTTCGGCCAGATCGTGGCCGCGTCGCTTCAGGCGTTTGCGCGTGCGGTCGAGCAGGTCGGCGGCGAGCTGCCGGACGGGCATGGCGGCGATGTCGCTCGCCCGCACGCGCCAGTCGCCCACCGCGAGCCATTGGGCGAGGTCGAGCATCAGCCGCCGGCTGCGCGGATCCGCCAAGGCGGCGCGGACCCGCGTCATGCCTGCGTCGCGCGCCCCGACCAGTTGCGGGCTGGCGCTTTCCCCGTGCGCCGCGATCAGCACGTCGAGATCGCGCACCTCGCCCAGCGCGCCCGCCAGCCAGCGCAGGTCGCCCGCCAGCCGCGCGGCGGTGAGGTCGCCCGCCAGCATCGGCGCGAACAGCGAGAATGCCGAGCGCAGCCGGCGCAGACCGACCCGCGCCTGATGCACCGCCGCCGCATTGCCGTGCGCGATGACCAGCGTCTCGTTCAGCCGGAACTGGCGCAGGCAGGCGCGGGCGATCGTGGCGAAGGCTTCGCGACCGTCCGCGTCGGCGCCGAGTATGATCGGCTCGGCCTTCACCGCGCGCTTGGGCTTGCCGGCCGACAGCCGCTGTCCGCGTTCGGACTTGCTGAGGATACCCAGCCGCAGCGGCGCGGCGGCGTCCAGCCGGCGGGCAAGATCGAACAATGCGATGGCCGAACCGTCCTTCAGCTCCAGCTCGAGATCGTGCACCGGATCGCGGCGCTTGCCCGCGCGCACCTCGCCGCGATCGAGCGCCACTTCGATGCGGGCGTCGCTGGCCTCGATCGTCCAGACCGTGCGGGCGATATCGCTCGCGAACAGCGGCACCAGCGGCTTGTCGGCGACGAGCGGCGCGATCGGGCTCTGCGCCGGATCGAGCAGCGGCGTGGCGTCGGCGACCTCCATTTCCCATTCGGGCCGAGCGAACAGGCCCGCGGCAGGCGCGCCATCGGCCTTGATCGTTTGGACGAACCGGCCACCCACCTCGCGCACCCGCAGCGTGAAGCCATGCTCGGCCAGGACGCCGTCGGCGGTGTCGTAATAGGTCGAGACGAGCCGCTGCGTCAGCGACGACGCGGCCGCCAGCGGTTCGGCCGCGAGCAGCGCATCCACGTCGGCGGGATCATATTCGAGCTTGAGCTCGATCTCGAACGGGTCGTCCATGGCACCTCAACCGGCGAGGGGTCGCGCGGTTGCTAGGCCGCCATCGCCTGCAGCCGGCGGCTGATCGGCTGTAATGCACCGATAAACTGATCGGTGCACGCATCCCAGCTATAGCTGCGCCCTTCCGCCGCGCAGGCAGAGGGTGCAGCGTCCAGCGCCCGGCCGATCGCGACCGCCAGATCATCGTCGAGCGCGCCGATCACCTGTCCGCGTGTGCCGCGCCCGTCCCTGCCGACGATGTCGAGCGGGCCGTGCACCGGATAGCCTGCCACCGGCGTGCCGCTCGCCAACGCTTCGATCATCACCAGCCCGAACGTGTCGGTGCGGCTGGGGAAGACGAACACGTCGGCGGCCGCATAGGCGCCGGCGAGCGCTTCGCCCTGCAATGCGCCGAGCAACTTCGCCTGCGGAAACGCCCGCGCGAGCGCCGCCGCGGCCGGGCCGTCGCCGACCAGCACCTTGGTGCCCGGCGTATCGGCCGCGAGGAAGGCGTCGAGATTCTTCTCTACCGCCAGCCGACCGACATAAAGCTGGATCGGCCGGGGCAGGTCGATCAGCGCCGGGTGCGGCGCGGCGTCGGGCGCGAACAAGGCCGTGTCCACCCCGCGCGACCAGCGCGTCGTCTGGCCAAGGCCCTGCGTGCGGAGTTCCGCCGCCAATCCCTCGGTCGCCACCATGATGCGGTGAGCCGGCCGATGGAAGCGGCGCACGACCGGCCAGAACCACGCGGTCGGCAGCCCGGTCCGCATCGCGACATAATCAGGGAAACGCGTGTGGAACGAGGTGGTGAAGGGCAGTTCGTGCGCAATGCACCAGCGCCGCGCCGCCCAGCCGAGCGGCCCTTCGGTGGCGATATGGATCGCATCGGGATCGAACGCCGCCAGCCGGCGCGCGACCTCTGCGCCGCAGCCGAGCGCCAGCCTTATCTCGGGATAGCTGGGGCAGGGAACGGTGCGAAAGCCGTCGGGCGTGATCGTCTCGACCCGATGCCGCCGCTCGGCGAGCTTCGCGACCGTGGTCGCGAGCGTGCGGACGACGCCGTTGACCTGCGGCGCCCACGCATCCGAGACGAGCGCGATCTTCACGCCGGCACCGGCGCCCCCGCCTCGATCGCCAGCTGCGGCGCGAGCTTCTTCGCCGCGGCTTCCGCCCGCTTGCGCTCGGCCCAGTCGATGATCGCCATGCGGCCGTCCTCATGCTCGACCAGAGCGGTGCAGCTCTCCACCCAGTCGCCGTCATTATAATAGGTCACGTCGCCGAACTGGCGGATCTCGGCGGAATGGATGTGGCCGCAGACGACGCCGTCGACCCCGGCCTCGACCGCCGCATGCGCCACCACTTCCTCGAAGCGGCAGATGAACTGCACGGCGTTCTTGACGCGCTTCTTCAGATGCGCGGCGAGGCTCCAATAAGGCAGGCCGAAGCGCCGGCGCACCCAATTGACCCCGGCATTGCTCTTCAGCAGCAGCACGTAGGCACTGTCGCCGAGGAAGGCGAGCCACTTGGCGTAAAGGACCACGCCGTCGAACTGGTCGCCGTGAAGCACCAGCAGGCGGCGGCCGTCGGCGGTCTCGTGGATCGCGCGGTTGACGATCTCGACGTCGCCCAGGCCGAGGCCGGCATAGTCGCGCAGCAGCTCGTCATGATTGCCCGGCACGTAGATGACGCGCGTGCCGTGCTTGGACAGCTTGAGCACGCGGCGGACGATGTCGTTGTGGCGCGGCGGCCAGTACCAGCCCTTGCGCAGCTGCCACGCGTCGATGATGTCGCCGACCAGATAGAGCGTTTCGCACTCGATCGACTTGAGGAAGTCGAGCAGCAGCTCCGCATTGCAGCCGGGCGTGCCGAGATGCGTGTCGGAGATGAAGACGGTGCGGAAGCGCAGGCGGTGGCGGCCGTTCGGGCGCGGATCGGGCTCGCGCAGCCAGTCGGGCAGGGTGGGTGTTTCCGGTGGAGGTGAACCGGTCACGGTTGGAACAAGTCGCGCCTGCGGGGTGAGTTCCGGTGCGGTAGCCAAGCGATCGCTCCCAT is a genomic window of Sphingomonas nostoxanthinifaciens containing:
- a CDS encoding ABC transporter ATP-binding protein encodes the protein MTIAPYPTDSAVIAARNVRLSLGRPPARVDILRGIDLTVAPGETVALLGASGSGKSSLMAVLSGLERPSDGTVRVAGMDFERLDEDALATARRARIGIVLQAFHLLPTMTALENVAVPLELAGASDAFARAEAELAAVGLAKRLGHYPAQLSGGEQQRVAIARALVAAPPLVFADEPTGNLDAATGAAIMDLLFARQAAHGSTLFVITHDATLAARCARVVELADGLIVADRRTA
- a CDS encoding arylesterase, with translation MEQSSRAPRYGWQGRLVHLLLALALAWPVQAVARTRLIWAFGDSLTAGYGLPPAQGFTAQLEAALNRDGMAARVANGGVAGDTAAQARARLLWGLRGLGAVPDLAIVELGANDMLRGLPPAQAQANLDMILAAFRARHIPVLLAGMRTAPNLGPDYAHAFEAIYPTLARKYRVPLYPFFLAGVAGQRALIQGDGLHPNPKGVAIVVRGIVPSVKAALR
- a CDS encoding CYTH and CHAD domain-containing protein; protein product: MDDPFEIELKLEYDPADVDALLAAEPLAAASSLTQRLVSTYYDTADGVLAEHGFTLRVREVGGRFVQTIKADGAPAAGLFARPEWEMEVADATPLLDPAQSPIAPLVADKPLVPLFASDIARTVWTIEASDARIEVALDRGEVRAGKRRDPVHDLELELKDGSAIALFDLARRLDAAAPLRLGILSKSERGQRLSAGKPKRAVKAEPIILGADADGREAFATIARACLRQFRLNETLVIAHGNAAAVHQARVGLRRLRSAFSLFAPMLAGDLTAARLAGDLRWLAGALGEVRDLDVLIAAHGESASPQLVGARDAGMTRVRAALADPRSRRLMLDLAQWLAVGDWRVRASDIAAMPVRQLAADLLDRTRKRLKRRGHDLAELDDEHRHRARIAAKKLRYASEFFACLWSTGKGKRRHAAFAEVLETLQDQLGALNDLATAPHLIARLGLDPAAVTPPHDRADLLARAAEAHERLMDMKRFWR
- a CDS encoding glycosyltransferase family 4 protein — its product is MKIALVSDAWAPQVNGVVRTLATTVAKLAERRHRVETITPDGFRTVPCPSYPEIRLALGCGAEVARRLAAFDPDAIHIATEGPLGWAARRWCIAHELPFTTSFHTRFPDYVAMRTGLPTAWFWPVVRRFHRPAHRIMVATEGLAAELRTQGLGQTTRWSRGVDTALFAPDAAPHPALIDLPRPIQLYVGRLAVEKNLDAFLAADTPGTKVLVGDGPAAAALARAFPQAKLLGALQGEALAGAYAAADVFVFPSRTDTFGLVMIEALASGTPVAGYPVHGPLDIVGRDGRGTRGQVIGALDDDLAVAIGRALDAAPSACAAEGRSYSWDACTDQFIGALQPISRRLQAMAA
- a CDS encoding UDP-2,3-diacylglucosamine diphosphatase, giving the protein MTGSPPPETPTLPDWLREPDPRPNGRHRLRFRTVFISDTHLGTPGCNAELLLDFLKSIECETLYLVGDIIDAWQLRKGWYWPPRHNDIVRRVLKLSKHGTRVIYVPGNHDELLRDYAGLGLGDVEIVNRAIHETADGRRLLVLHGDQFDGVVLYAKWLAFLGDSAYVLLLKSNAGVNWVRRRFGLPYWSLAAHLKKRVKNAVQFICRFEEVVAHAAVEAGVDGVVCGHIHSAEIRQFGDVTYYNDGDWVESCTALVEHEDGRMAIIDWAERKRAEAAAKKLAPQLAIEAGAPVPA